The Tachysurus vachellii isolate PV-2020 chromosome 23, HZAU_Pvac_v1, whole genome shotgun sequence genome segment AATGTACATAATCATAACCCTAGACAGGGTCTAGGAACAGGGTGAAAATTTCcacaatcatttaaaaaataactgacatcaacaaaaacacagccatgtgctttgctttttatttattaatgacacaCAATTCTATAGTTTTTCTAacactataaaataatataatgtttgctaaagtttttaataaaataaaaacaccacaattttcacatatatttgTACACgtataaacatttacaacaaTATGTGGTCATTGTTGTCTACTCTGAGTTCATGCCTGTGAGGTTTTATAAACTTTTATCTTTGCATGTATAATAAATGTTTCGATTCATATTAAGGTTTCCTTTACATAATATCATTTACTGCATTAATTAACAAGAACAAATCATTAACTTTTCTGAACAATTAGAAATGTTAACAAATACACTAATTAACAATAATGTATAAACGAAATCAACTTAACCTAGACCGTCTTTCTAAATGTTGGTAATCACCTTAACATATGTTTTGgtaattaatcatttataattaatcAAGTATTTGGTAGGTAGGTCTGCATGCTGGTTCATCATTTTAGAAACAATATGtgttaatgagtgtttattttctgtttttttttttatgttagttCAGGGCACTTTAATGTAAAGCAGTACCATCATGAATTCGTGTGCATACTGACAAATTTGCATTTGGCATAaggttttattttcacatctgCATATCATCTTTAACCCAGCCTAATGCCGGGTCAGTGTTGCGAGTGCTAGGCGCGTCTGTGTTTGCAGCTGTGGTCCATGCTGCGGCAATAACAGAAGGCTTTAAAAAAGCGGCAGTAGCAGGTATCGCATGAGTCACAGCAGGGCAGCTGATGGCCCAGGCATGACTGCTGATGCGGGATACAGCGACCTGGTGAACGTGTGCCTCTCCTCTGGAGCTGTACTGCATCTGCCATGTCCTGTGGGAACTAAAATGTCAGCTGCTTAACCCTACCCTTATTATTTACCCAAAGTTACACAACTGACTAGTTGCAAAATTTACTTCAAAAATAAACCCTAATACAATTTAATGGACATTTAACATATGTAAATAATgactttttacattattattattattattattattattatgaattattacattatatattatgaaATATCAAGCCTTGTCTTAATGTACTATGCCTCAAATACACAGATTAGGTTATAAATACATGGAAATTACAGACTGGGTAATAAAATACCTTTTACCGAACACACTACTGTGAGCAGATCTGATGGTTTGTTAGTGGACTAAGTGGAGTAATTAGTGGACTCATCTAACCACATGACAACAACAAActcctttcttttctgtttcactGATGTTATCAACTGAACACAAGCTtttcttcacacacagacacacagacacacactaaaatgctttaatgctttactgtaaaaaaaaaaaaaaagcgaaatgatttagaattatttttcaaatgCTTTATTTGAAGTTGTTACATGTAAGTATGTAATTTTAAGGTGTTACAAATCTCTGTAtgatatatatgatatgataggATTAATGCTGTAAGTGCTAACCATTGTCCTTCATTTTACTATTTGTTTTAACTATTAATCATTGATTACTATTTTAAGAACTTGatttgaatcactgaactgaataattcatagctgttgaaaaatataataatatcattaagAATCAAAAGCCAGGAATTTGGCTTATTAAGTCTTTCTATTGTGTCtgttaaaatgaacaataatgCTAATGCATCTGTTAAACTATTGCAAAACAGTGAAGGGAAAATGAGGACAAGGCAAAATCAAGCCTACCTCATCATAGGAAACAGGATCCACCATCAGCTGTTCCTCAACTGAATCGATTTGAAGTTGTACTGCATCCACTGCAGGACCTGAATCTTGCACGGCTATAAAATCAGGGTCAGAAATATCACTTAACATACAGTAAGAGATGCTACATCATTTCACATAAGCAATACACCTGAAAcctgaatacatttacaaagtGTTCCTTGTATAGTTAATATATTTTGAGATAGGTCACTTACTGATGCCAGGGAAGAACGAGGTATCTGTCCTCCTCAGGCTCGGATGCGAGACCTCCATGCGGTTATTGCGGACAAGACCCGATGCCACCCGGACGGCGCTGAGACTCAACCAGCAGAAGATCATGACACACAACATGGTCACTTAGTCACAAGTGTTTCCTcctatctgtctctgtcagcAAGCTGGTTATTCTCTGGATTGAGATGAGGATTTAGAGGCAAAGTACAGTAATAAGACTCAGGATACTAGTTTGCTCAATTAAAATCTGTAGGGATTGGGAAAACTCTAATTTTAAGGTTAAGGTTAAGCTTAAGGTTACTTCTTATCTGTCAACATGTAACACATGCAGTTTGAAACCACTATACTAAGATGTTTTCAAATGATTCTCAGCAGAATAAATCATCTAATCATAAATCCAGGACTCTGGATCTAATTAAACCCAGGACTCTGGGAAATCAACTTCTGCTGCAAAAGATGTTTTTCATGTATAACAACTGACAAGTAA includes the following:
- the agrp gene encoding agouti-related protein isoform X2, with the protein product MLCVMIFCWLSLSAVRVASGLVRNNRMEVSHPSLRRTDTSFFPGITVQDSGPAVDAVQLQIDSVEEQLMVDPVSYDEDMADAVQLQRRGTRSPGRCIPHQQSCLGHQLPCCDSCDTCYCRFFKAFCYCRSMDHSCKHRRA
- the agrp gene encoding agouti-related protein isoform X1, yielding MLCVMIFCWLSLSAVRVASGLVRNNRMEVSHPSLRRTDTSFFPGITVQDSGPAVDAVQLQIDSVEEQLMVDPVSYDEFPQDMADAVQLQRRGTRSPGRCIPHQQSCLGHQLPCCDSCDTCYCRFFKAFCYCRSMDHSCKHRRA